In Deinococcus maricopensis DSM 21211, one genomic interval encodes:
- a CDS encoding cation:proton antiporter: MTRAFALALALSGAASASTDGGTHALLGQLTLLLLVAAFAAYLSFRAGLVPIIGFLLAGVLVGPSVLGVIDDPALISTASEIGVMLLLFAIGIEFSLERLARIGRAIFLGGGAQVALTVAATTLLLTLLGVSVPNALFTGCLLALSSTAIVMKLLADRGRTGSEAGQLSLAVLIFQDLAVVVMVLLVPMMAGQGGGPLGVLLALAKAGGIVAAVLLLARRVLPKLLEVVARTCSPEIFLLTIVAVCFGTAYLTSLAGVSLALGAFLAGLIVSESRFGRQALGEILPLQILFSAAFFLSVGLQLDVRFLLTNLPLVLLAVVLIAVLKTAVTAASLRLLGTSTLTATATALLLAQIGEFSFVLESTGRALGLTPAGLGERGTQTFIAATVLLMAFTPLLARLGERLPARTPRPAPAPAAPDTGHGPLGHLRDHVILAGFGAHARRVARALHRQHQPFGVLTLSPGGAADVAEHDVPVVIGDYARAALLSEAGVAHARALVVADDAPDMAARVISVARTLNPDLTIVAHVDRLDDADELRHAGATHVLTGHDEVALGVLHHLTPGEPGRAHLHRALHGPLPVALDADQLGMCEHTAQTTCVTPEADVCPECVALGDRWVHLRVCMTCGHVGCCDSSKNKHATAHHHASGHPIIRSLERGETWAYCYPHDLTK; this comes from the coding sequence TCACGCTGCTCCTGCTCGTCGCCGCGTTCGCCGCGTACCTGTCGTTCCGCGCGGGCCTCGTGCCCATCATCGGGTTCCTGCTTGCTGGTGTCCTCGTCGGCCCGTCCGTGCTGGGCGTCATTGACGACCCGGCCCTGATCAGTACTGCCAGCGAAATCGGCGTCATGCTGCTGCTGTTCGCCATCGGCATCGAGTTCAGCCTGGAGCGCCTCGCGCGCATCGGCCGCGCCATCTTCCTCGGGGGCGGCGCGCAGGTCGCCCTCACGGTGGCCGCCACCACGCTGCTGCTCACGCTGCTGGGCGTGTCCGTCCCGAACGCCCTGTTCACCGGGTGCCTGCTGGCGCTGTCCAGCACCGCCATCGTCATGAAGCTCCTCGCGGACCGGGGCCGCACCGGCAGTGAGGCCGGGCAGCTGAGTCTCGCGGTGCTGATCTTCCAGGACCTCGCCGTGGTCGTCATGGTGCTGCTCGTGCCCATGATGGCCGGGCAGGGAGGCGGCCCGCTCGGCGTGCTGCTCGCGCTCGCCAAGGCGGGCGGCATCGTCGCGGCGGTGCTGCTGCTCGCGCGGCGTGTCCTCCCGAAACTGCTGGAGGTCGTCGCGCGCACCTGCTCGCCGGAGATTTTCCTGCTCACCATCGTCGCGGTGTGTTTCGGCACGGCGTACCTCACCAGCCTCGCGGGCGTCAGCCTCGCCCTCGGCGCGTTCCTCGCAGGCCTGATCGTCAGTGAGAGCCGCTTCGGGCGCCAGGCGCTCGGCGAGATCCTCCCGTTGCAGATTCTGTTCAGCGCCGCGTTCTTCCTGTCGGTCGGTCTGCAACTCGACGTGCGCTTCCTCCTCACGAACCTGCCGCTGGTGCTGCTCGCGGTGGTGCTCATCGCCGTGCTGAAAACCGCCGTGACCGCCGCCAGCCTGCGCCTGCTGGGCACCAGTACACTCACCGCGACCGCGACGGCCCTGCTGCTCGCGCAGATCGGCGAGTTCTCATTCGTGCTCGAAAGCACCGGGCGCGCCCTGGGCCTCACACCCGCCGGCCTGGGCGAGCGCGGCACGCAGACGTTCATCGCCGCGACCGTCCTGCTGATGGCCTTCACGCCCCTGCTGGCGCGCCTCGGCGAGCGCCTGCCCGCCCGCACCCCCAGGCCCGCCCCGGCGCCTGCCGCGCCGGACACCGGGCACGGCCCGCTCGGGCACCTGCGGGACCATGTCATCCTCGCCGGGTTCGGCGCGCACGCCCGCCGCGTCGCCCGCGCCCTGCACCGCCAGCACCAGCCGTTCGGGGTGCTGACCCTCAGCCCGGGCGGCGCCGCCGACGTCGCTGAGCACGACGTGCCCGTCGTTATCGGCGATTACGCGCGCGCCGCGCTGCTCAGCGAGGCGGGCGTCGCGCACGCCCGCGCGCTCGTCGTCGCGGACGACGCCCCCGACATGGCTGCGCGCGTCATCAGCGTCGCCCGCACCCTCAACCCGGACCTCACCATCGTCGCGCACGTGGACCGGCTCGACGACGCCGACGAACTCCGCCACGCCGGCGCCACCCACGTCCTCACCGGCCACGACGAGGTGGCGCTCGGCGTTCTGCACCACCTCACGCCCGGCGAGCCGGGGCGCGCTCACCTGCACCGCGCCCTGCACGGCCCGCTCCCCGTGGCGCTCGACGCCGACCAGCTCGGCATGTGCGAGCACACCGCGCAGACCACCTGCGTCACGCCCGAAGCGGACGTCTGCCCCGAATGCGTCGCGCTCGGCGACCGCTGGGTGCATCTGCGCGTCTGCATGACCTGCGGGCACGTCGGTTGCTGCGACAGCAGCAAGAACAAGCACGCCACCGCGCACCACCACGCCAGCGGCCACCCGATCATCCGCAGCCTGGAACGCGGTGAAACCTGGGCGTACTGCTACCCGCACGACCTCACGAAGTAA
- the aceE gene encoding pyruvate dehydrogenase (acetyl-transferring), homodimeric type: MTKRPPRISLSPQDQDKLNKIETQEWLDSLAFVFADAGRERAANLLEELDHYAYYLGAPIQFKQNTPYINTIPPEAQPEYPGDLEMERRIRNINRWNAVAMVVKANKNSDGIGGHLSTYASTAELYEVGFNHFFRAHGAGQDRDLLFFQGHASPGIYARSFLEGRFSETRLNNFRRELQGEEGLSSYPHPWLMPDYWEFPTVSMGLGPIQAIYQARFMKYLENRGLKPKGNAKVWAFLGDGEMDEPQSIGALRFAAYENLDNLVFVLNANLQRLDGPVRANSKVIQEFEALFRGAGWNVIKVVWDSKWDELLAKDYNGAIVKRFEQLVDGESQRYAAFGGKELREKFFNTPELKALIEGWSDADLELLNRGGHDVKKVFAAYRAATQHQGQPTVIIARTVKGYGLGESAQGRNVAHQVKKLDFHALKDLRTFLELPLTDEQVEHLEYYHPGPDSPEVKYTLERREALGGFTPARRVEQPNVQIPGMDFFEEFFKGSGGREVSTTMAFVQILSKLLRDKNVKDLVVPIVPDEARTFGMDALVPRIGIYSPRGQTYQPVDFGSLMAYKESTDGQMLEEGITEDGAMASWISAGTAYAVHGVPTIPFYVFYSMFGMQRIGDLVWAAADQRAKGFLIGATAGRTTLAGEGLQHQDGNSLLQAYVVPNLKVYDPAFAYELAVIVDDGLRRMYQEGQDIFYYVTVENENYVQLPMPENREEVIDGIIRGLYRLRRSDKKSKARAQLLASGPSMPAALEAVRLLEEQHGVAVDLWSVTSYKELHQEALLVQRDNMLHPEREPKVSFVAQQLSAENAPGVLVSVTDYVKLGADGLNGHLDRKLWALGTDGFGRSEAREELRDFFEVDAKHIVVATLYALLRDGKVKGDVVASALRTYGIDPERAAPVLR; the protein is encoded by the coding sequence GTGACGAAACGACCCCCGAGGATCAGCCTGAGTCCGCAGGACCAGGACAAGCTCAACAAGATCGAAACGCAGGAGTGGCTCGACTCGCTCGCGTTCGTGTTTGCCGACGCGGGCCGCGAGCGCGCCGCGAACCTGCTGGAGGAACTGGACCACTACGCCTACTACCTGGGCGCGCCCATCCAGTTCAAGCAGAACACGCCGTACATCAACACCATCCCGCCCGAAGCGCAGCCGGAGTACCCCGGCGACCTCGAGATGGAGCGGCGCATCCGCAACATCAACCGCTGGAACGCCGTCGCGATGGTCGTGAAGGCCAACAAGAACAGCGACGGCATCGGCGGCCACCTCAGCACGTACGCCAGCACCGCCGAGCTGTACGAAGTGGGCTTCAACCACTTCTTCCGCGCGCACGGCGCCGGCCAGGACCGCGACCTGCTGTTCTTCCAGGGGCACGCCAGCCCCGGCATCTACGCGCGCAGCTTCCTGGAGGGCCGCTTCAGCGAAACGCGCCTGAACAACTTCCGCCGCGAACTGCAGGGCGAAGAGGGCCTCAGCAGCTACCCGCACCCGTGGCTGATGCCCGACTACTGGGAGTTCCCGACGGTCAGCATGGGCCTCGGCCCCATCCAGGCGATCTACCAGGCGCGCTTCATGAAGTACCTTGAGAACCGCGGCCTGAAACCCAAAGGCAACGCGAAGGTCTGGGCGTTCCTCGGGGACGGCGAGATGGACGAGCCGCAGAGCATCGGCGCGCTCCGCTTCGCCGCGTACGAGAACCTCGACAACCTCGTGTTCGTCCTGAACGCGAACCTGCAACGCCTCGACGGCCCCGTGCGCGCGAACAGCAAGGTCATCCAGGAGTTCGAGGCGCTGTTCCGCGGCGCCGGCTGGAACGTCATCAAGGTCGTGTGGGACAGCAAGTGGGACGAACTGCTCGCCAAGGACTACAACGGCGCCATCGTGAAACGCTTCGAGCAGCTCGTGGACGGCGAATCGCAGCGCTACGCGGCGTTCGGCGGCAAGGAACTCCGCGAGAAGTTCTTCAACACCCCGGAACTCAAAGCGCTCATCGAAGGCTGGAGCGACGCGGACCTTGAGCTGCTGAACCGTGGCGGGCACGACGTCAAGAAGGTCTTCGCCGCGTACCGCGCCGCGACCCAGCACCAGGGCCAGCCGACCGTCATCATCGCGCGCACCGTGAAGGGCTACGGCCTCGGCGAGAGCGCGCAGGGCCGCAACGTCGCGCACCAGGTCAAGAAGCTCGACTTCCACGCCCTCAAGGACCTCCGCACCTTCCTGGAACTGCCGCTCACCGACGAGCAGGTCGAGCACCTCGAGTACTACCACCCCGGCCCGGACAGCCCCGAGGTGAAGTACACCCTGGAGCGCCGCGAGGCGCTGGGCGGCTTCACGCCCGCGCGCCGCGTGGAGCAGCCGAACGTGCAGATTCCCGGCATGGACTTCTTCGAGGAGTTCTTCAAGGGCAGCGGCGGCCGCGAGGTGAGCACCACCATGGCGTTCGTGCAGATCCTCAGCAAGCTGCTGCGCGACAAGAACGTCAAGGACCTCGTGGTGCCCATCGTGCCCGACGAGGCCCGCACGTTCGGCATGGACGCGCTCGTGCCGCGCATCGGCATCTACAGCCCGCGCGGGCAGACGTACCAGCCGGTCGACTTCGGTTCGCTGATGGCCTACAAGGAGTCCACCGACGGGCAGATGCTCGAGGAAGGCATCACCGAGGACGGCGCGATGGCCTCCTGGATCAGCGCGGGCACGGCGTACGCCGTGCACGGCGTGCCGACCATCCCGTTCTACGTCTTCTACTCCATGTTCGGCATGCAGCGCATCGGCGACCTCGTGTGGGCCGCCGCGGACCAGCGCGCCAAGGGCTTCCTGATCGGCGCGACGGCCGGGCGCACCACCCTCGCCGGTGAGGGCCTGCAGCACCAGGACGGCAACAGCCTCCTGCAGGCGTACGTCGTCCCGAACCTGAAGGTGTACGACCCGGCGTTCGCGTACGAGCTGGCGGTCATCGTCGATGACGGCCTGCGCCGCATGTACCAGGAAGGCCAGGACATCTTCTACTACGTCACGGTGGAGAACGAGAACTACGTGCAGCTCCCCATGCCGGAGAACCGCGAGGAAGTCATCGACGGCATCATCCGCGGCCTGTACCGCCTGCGCCGCAGCGACAAGAAGAGCAAGGCGCGCGCGCAGCTCCTCGCGAGCGGCCCCAGCATGCCCGCCGCGCTCGAAGCGGTGCGCCTGCTGGAGGAGCAGCACGGCGTGGCCGTGGACCTGTGGAGCGTCACCAGCTACAAGGAACTCCACCAGGAGGCCCTGCTGGTGCAGCGCGACAACATGCTGCACCCGGAGCGCGAACCGAAAGTCAGCTTCGTGGCGCAGCAGCTCAGCGCCGAGAACGCTCCGGGCGTGCTCGTGAGCGTCACGGACTACGTGAAGCTCGGCGCGGACGGCCTGAACGGGCACCTCGACCGGAAACTCTGGGCGCTCGGCACGGACGGGTTCGGCCGCAGCGAGGCGCGCGAGGAACTGCGTGACTTCTTCGAGGTGGACGCGAAGCACATCGTCGTGGCGACCCTGTACGCGCTGCTGCGCGACGGCAAGGTGAAGGGCGACGTGGTGGCGAGCGCCCTGCGCACGTACGGCATCGACCCCGAGCGCGCCGCGCCGGTCCTGCGTTAA
- a CDS encoding LysR family transcriptional regulator, giving the protein MELRHLRHFIALAEEGHFGRAAERVYVVQQALSSSIKALEDELGVPLVQRTTRRVQLTPAGQEFLQGARATLALAEQTVARARAAARGEVGRLVVGFVSGLAFGGLPEIVRTFRETYPHVAVELRELTAQEQEAALRAHTIDVGLMLLPVRDPTLAREALWQQPLVAALPAGHPLARKRRLRIHDLAREPFVFFPRYLRATYFDQVMTWCERGGFTPRIVQEAIEVPTLLSLVAAGIGVFLPIRFFERVALPGVTYRPVEDAPIVEIDAVWRRDDDQPALRAFLNVAHTVLRGAGDDRPDEPARNPT; this is encoded by the coding sequence ATGGAACTCCGCCACCTGCGCCACTTCATCGCCCTCGCCGAAGAAGGCCACTTCGGCCGCGCAGCCGAACGCGTCTACGTCGTCCAGCAGGCCCTCAGCAGCAGCATCAAGGCCCTCGAGGACGAACTCGGCGTCCCCCTCGTGCAGCGCACCACCCGCCGCGTCCAGCTCACCCCCGCCGGACAGGAATTCCTGCAGGGCGCGCGCGCCACCCTCGCCCTCGCCGAACAGACCGTCGCGCGCGCCCGCGCCGCCGCGCGCGGCGAGGTCGGCCGCCTCGTCGTCGGCTTCGTCAGCGGCCTCGCCTTCGGCGGCCTCCCGGAAATCGTCCGCACCTTCCGCGAAACGTACCCGCACGTCGCCGTGGAACTGCGCGAACTCACCGCGCAGGAACAGGAAGCCGCGCTGCGCGCCCACACCATCGATGTCGGCCTGATGCTCCTGCCCGTCCGCGACCCCACCCTCGCCCGCGAAGCCCTGTGGCAGCAACCCCTCGTGGCCGCCCTGCCCGCCGGGCACCCGCTCGCGCGCAAACGCCGGCTCCGCATCCACGACCTCGCGCGCGAACCGTTCGTGTTCTTCCCCCGCTACCTGCGCGCCACGTACTTCGACCAGGTCATGACGTGGTGCGAACGCGGCGGCTTCACGCCCCGCATCGTGCAGGAAGCCATCGAGGTGCCCACCCTGCTCAGCCTCGTTGCCGCCGGCATCGGCGTGTTCCTGCCCATCCGCTTCTTCGAACGGGTCGCGCTGCCCGGCGTCACGTACCGCCCCGTCGAGGACGCCCCCATCGTCGAAATCGACGCCGTGTGGCGCCGCGACGACGACCAGCCGGCCCTGCGCGCTTTCCTGAACGTCGCCCACACCGTCCTGCGCGGCGCCGGCGACGACCGCCCGGATGAACCCGCCCGCAACCCCACGTGA
- a CDS encoding type 1 glutamine amidotransferase domain-containing protein: MTTTLQGKTIAILAADGVEEVELVSPRDAVQGAGATTHLISLEAGEIQSMKGDLEPQGKYAVDKTIDQVSVDDYDGLLLPGGTVNPDKLRLSPQAMQFVRAMYDAGKPIGAICHGPWSLSETGVAQGLRLTSWPSLKHELTLAGAQWVDEEVVTDRGVVTSRNPDDLPAFNRKIIEEFAEGDHSARRQ, encoded by the coding sequence ATGACCACCACCCTGCAAGGCAAAACCATCGCCATCCTCGCTGCCGACGGCGTCGAGGAAGTCGAACTCGTCAGCCCCCGCGACGCCGTCCAGGGCGCCGGCGCGACCACGCACCTCATCAGCCTGGAAGCCGGTGAGATCCAGAGCATGAAGGGCGACCTCGAACCGCAAGGGAAGTACGCCGTCGACAAGACCATCGATCAGGTCAGCGTTGACGACTACGACGGCCTGCTGCTGCCCGGCGGCACCGTCAACCCCGACAAGCTGCGCCTGAGTCCGCAGGCCATGCAGTTCGTCCGCGCCATGTACGACGCCGGCAAACCCATCGGCGCCATCTGCCACGGCCCGTGGAGCCTCAGCGAAACCGGCGTCGCCCAGGGCCTGCGCCTCACCAGCTGGCCCAGCCTCAAGCACGAACTGACCCTCGCCGGCGCGCAATGGGTGGACGAGGAAGTCGTCACGGACCGCGGCGTCGTCACCAGTCGCAACCCCGACGACCTCCCCGCGTTCAACCGCAAGATCATCGAGGAATTCGCGGAAGGCGACCACAGCGCCCGCCGTCAGTAA
- a CDS encoding NADPH:quinone oxidoreductase family protein: MDAVVCRAWGPPESLVVESQPEPVAGAGEVVLAVRAASVNFPDVLMIQGKYQVRPELPFTPGAEAAGVVLSVGEGVRHVRPGDRAVAFVGHGAFAEQLRAPASAVMPLPDEVPFDVAAAFTLAYGTSYHALVDRAHLRDGETLLVLGAAGGVGLAAVEIGRALGARVIAAASTAEKLAVCTEHGADEVINYEAEDLRARLKDLTGGRGPDVIYDPVGGRFAEAAFRSIGWGGRYLVVGFAAGDIPSLPLNLPLLKGASLVGVFWGEFARRDPRGNAANLARMLAWMGEGRIRPRISARYALADTSRALLDMAERRVTGKVVIQP, from the coding sequence ATGGACGCTGTGGTGTGCAGGGCGTGGGGGCCGCCGGAGTCGCTGGTGGTGGAGTCGCAGCCGGAGCCGGTGGCGGGTGCAGGCGAGGTGGTGCTGGCAGTGCGCGCCGCGAGCGTGAACTTCCCGGACGTGCTGATGATTCAGGGGAAGTATCAGGTGCGGCCGGAGTTGCCGTTCACGCCGGGCGCGGAAGCGGCGGGCGTAGTGCTCAGCGTCGGTGAGGGCGTGCGGCACGTGCGGCCCGGGGACCGCGCGGTGGCGTTCGTGGGGCACGGGGCGTTCGCGGAGCAGCTGCGGGCACCCGCGAGCGCCGTGATGCCGCTGCCGGACGAGGTGCCGTTCGATGTGGCGGCGGCGTTCACGCTGGCGTACGGCACGTCGTACCACGCGCTGGTGGACCGCGCGCACCTGCGGGACGGTGAGACGCTACTGGTCCTCGGCGCGGCCGGGGGGGTGGGGCTCGCGGCGGTGGAGATCGGGCGGGCGCTGGGCGCGCGCGTCATCGCGGCGGCCAGCACTGCCGAGAAGCTCGCGGTGTGCACGGAGCACGGCGCGGACGAGGTGATCAACTACGAAGCAGAGGACCTGCGGGCGCGCCTGAAGGACCTCACGGGCGGGCGCGGCCCGGACGTCATCTACGACCCGGTGGGGGGGCGTTTCGCGGAGGCGGCGTTCCGCAGCATCGGCTGGGGCGGGCGGTACCTGGTGGTGGGGTTCGCGGCGGGCGACATCCCGAGCCTGCCGCTGAACCTGCCGCTCCTGAAGGGCGCGTCGCTGGTGGGGGTGTTCTGGGGGGAATTCGCGCGCCGCGACCCGCGGGGGAACGCCGCGAATCTCGCGCGGATGCTCGCGTGGATGGGCGAGGGCAGGATTCGCCCGCGCATCAGCGCCCGGTACGCCCTTGCGGACACGTCCCGCGCGCTGCTGGACATGGCGGAGCGGCGCGTGACCGGCAAGGTCGTCATTCAGCCGTAA
- a CDS encoding cupin domain-containing protein: MTQNTQDQNAERPLARGEHIALRLWQNEEPHKKDTHTSPYETVGYVLSGRAEVIVNGESRVVGPGDSYHVPKGAPHTYRILETFSAVEATTPPAE; this comes from the coding sequence ATGACGCAGAACACCCAGGACCAGAACGCCGAACGGCCCCTCGCGCGCGGCGAGCACATCGCGCTGCGCCTCTGGCAGAATGAGGAACCGCACAAGAAGGACACGCACACCAGCCCGTACGAAACGGTCGGGTACGTCCTGTCCGGCCGCGCGGAAGTCATCGTGAACGGCGAGAGCCGCGTCGTCGGCCCCGGCGACAGCTATCACGTGCCGAAGGGCGCGCCGCACACCTACCGCATTCTGGAGACCTTCAGCGCCGTGGAAGCCACCACGCCGCCCGCCGAGTAA
- the gcvP gene encoding aminomethyl-transferring glycine dehydrogenase → MKPLKDLLQTDDFTKRHIGPDANDVQAMLSVLGVSSLDELTQTTVPESILIHEPLKVGGPVTEAQALADLRAVAEKNKVFRSYIGMGYSGTHTPPVILRNMLENPGWYTAYTPYQAEISQGRLEMLLNFQQTVMDLTGMEVSNASLLDEATAAAEAMTLAKRTAKSRSNVFFVADDVHSQTLDVIRTRAEYFGYEIQTGKATEVPEGVFAALVQYPGTYGDLTDLSPIAEKIHAQQGAFIVATDLLALALLKAPGEMGADIVIGSAQRFGVPMGFGGPHAAFLACRDDYKRSMPGRVIGVSKDVRGKTALRMAMQTREQHIRREKATSNICTAQALLANMAAAYAVYHGPEGLRTIAERTHRLTGILHKALTDAGLTPNATFFDTLTVEGDAAAIRARAEAQGINFRYEGGKIGVSLDETVTIADLSDVIEALTGQAADVLALDGDATSGVPEGLARTSAYLTHPVFNTHHSEHGMLRYLKSLENKDYSLVHGMIPLGSCTMKLNATTEMIPVTWPEFGQLHPFAPADQTEGYAQMLAELEAWLADITGYDAVSLQPNSGAQGEYAGLLVIRKYFEARGEGHRNICLIPASAHGTNPATAAMMGMNVVVVKTDADGNIDMDDLRAKAEQHSANLAALMITYPSTHGVYEENVKEVCDLIHQHGGQVYLDGANMNAQVGVTKPGVIGSDVSHLNLHKTFAIPHGGGGPGMGPIGVKAHLAPHLPNHAVRPTSESTTGAVSAAPYGSASILPISYLYIRLLGAQGLRESTQVAILNANYIATRLREHYPVLYTGKGGRVAHECILDIRPLKAASGITEEDIAKRLMDYGFHAPTMSFPVPGTLMIEPTESEPKAELDRFVDAMIAIRREIQEVQDGLIKAEESPLHFAPHTQDDLISSDWDRAYSRETGAFPSRHQKAWKYWPAVNRVDNVFGDRNFVCSCPPTEEYADFEFSG, encoded by the coding sequence ATGAAGCCCCTGAAGGACCTGCTGCAAACCGACGATTTCACGAAGCGCCATATCGGCCCGGACGCGAACGACGTTCAGGCGATGCTGAGCGTGCTCGGCGTGAGCAGCCTGGATGAACTGACGCAAACGACGGTGCCCGAAAGCATCCTGATTCACGAGCCGCTGAAGGTGGGCGGGCCGGTCACGGAAGCGCAGGCGCTCGCGGACCTGCGCGCCGTGGCGGAGAAGAACAAGGTGTTCCGCAGTTATATCGGCATGGGGTACAGCGGCACGCACACGCCGCCCGTGATCCTGCGCAACATGCTGGAGAACCCCGGCTGGTACACGGCGTACACGCCGTACCAGGCGGAGATCAGCCAGGGACGCCTGGAGATGCTGCTGAACTTCCAGCAGACCGTGATGGACCTGACCGGTATGGAGGTCAGCAACGCGTCCCTGCTGGACGAGGCGACCGCCGCGGCCGAGGCGATGACGCTCGCGAAACGCACCGCGAAGAGCAGGAGCAACGTGTTCTTCGTGGCGGACGACGTGCATTCGCAGACGCTGGACGTGATCCGCACGCGCGCCGAGTATTTTGGATACGAAATCCAAACCGGCAAGGCCACCGAGGTACCCGAAGGGGTGTTCGCCGCGCTTGTGCAGTACCCCGGCACGTACGGTGATCTCACGGACCTCTCCCCCATCGCCGAAAAGATCCACGCGCAGCAGGGCGCGTTCATCGTCGCCACGGACCTGCTCGCGCTCGCTCTGCTCAAGGCGCCGGGCGAGATGGGCGCCGACATCGTCATCGGGAGCGCGCAGCGTTTCGGCGTGCCCATGGGCTTCGGCGGCCCGCACGCCGCGTTCCTCGCGTGCCGTGACGACTACAAACGCAGCATGCCGGGCCGCGTGATCGGCGTCAGCAAGGACGTACGCGGCAAGACCGCCTTGCGCATGGCCATGCAGACGCGCGAGCAGCACATCCGCCGCGAGAAGGCCACCAGCAACATCTGCACCGCGCAGGCGCTGCTCGCCAACATGGCCGCCGCGTACGCCGTGTACCACGGTCCCGAAGGCCTTCGCACCATCGCGGAGCGCACGCACCGCCTCACGGGCATCCTGCATAAGGCGCTCACCGATGCGGGGCTTACCCCCAACGCGACCTTCTTCGACACGCTCACGGTCGAGGGCGACGCGGCCGCCATCCGCGCGCGCGCCGAAGCCCAAGGCATCAACTTCCGCTATGAGGGCGGCAAAATTGGCGTGAGCCTCGACGAAACCGTCACCATCGCGGACCTGAGCGACGTGATTGAGGCGCTCACCGGGCAGGCCGCCGACGTGCTCGCCCTCGACGGGGACGCCACGAGCGGCGTCCCCGAGGGGCTCGCGCGCACCAGCGCGTACCTCACGCACCCCGTGTTCAACACGCACCACAGCGAACACGGCATGCTCCGCTACCTCAAGAGCCTCGAAAACAAGGACTACAGCCTCGTGCACGGGATGATCCCGCTCGGCAGCTGCACCATGAAGCTGAACGCCACCACCGAGATGATCCCCGTCACCTGGCCGGAATTCGGGCAGCTGCACCCCTTCGCGCCCGCCGACCAGACCGAAGGGTACGCGCAGATGCTCGCGGAACTCGAAGCGTGGCTCGCGGACATCACCGGGTACGACGCCGTCAGCCTCCAGCCAAACAGCGGCGCGCAGGGCGAGTACGCAGGCCTGCTCGTGATCCGCAAGTACTTCGAGGCGCGCGGCGAAGGGCACCGCAACATCTGCCTGATTCCCGCGAGCGCGCACGGCACGAACCCCGCCACGGCCGCCATGATGGGCATGAACGTCGTCGTCGTGAAAACCGACGCGGACGGCAACATCGACATGGACGACCTGCGCGCGAAAGCCGAGCAGCACAGCGCGAACCTCGCGGCGCTCATGATCACGTACCCCAGCACGCACGGCGTGTACGAGGAGAACGTCAAGGAGGTCTGCGACCTGATCCACCAGCACGGCGGGCAGGTGTACCTCGACGGCGCCAACATGAACGCGCAGGTCGGCGTCACGAAGCCCGGCGTGATCGGCAGTGACGTGTCGCACCTGAACCTCCACAAGACCTTCGCGATCCCGCACGGCGGCGGCGGCCCCGGCATGGGCCCCATCGGCGTGAAGGCGCACCTCGCGCCGCACCTCCCGAACCACGCGGTGCGCCCCACCAGCGAGAGCACCACGGGTGCCGTGAGCGCCGCGCCGTACGGCAGCGCCAGCATCCTGCCCATCAGCTACCTGTACATCCGCCTGCTCGGCGCGCAGGGCCTGCGCGAAAGCACCCAGGTCGCCATTCTCAACGCGAACTACATTGCCACGCGCCTGCGCGAGCACTACCCCGTGCTGTACACCGGGAAGGGCGGGCGCGTCGCGCACGAATGCATCCTGGATATCCGCCCGCTCAAGGCCGCGAGCGGCATCACCGAGGAGGACATCGCCAAGCGCCTCATGGACTACGGCTTCCACGCCCCCACCATGAGCTTCCCGGTACCCGGCACCCTCATGATCGAACCCACCGAAAGCGAACCCAAAGCCGAACTGGACCGCTTCGTGGACGCTATGATCGCCATCCGCCGCGAAATCCAGGAAGTGCAGGACGGCTTGATCAAGGCCGAGGAGAGCCCGCTGCATTTCGCGCCGCACACCCAGGACGACCTGATCAGCAGCGACTGGGACCGCGCGTACAGCCGCGAGACGGGCGCGTTCCCCAGCCGCCACCAGAAGGCCTGGAAGTACTGGCCGGCCGTGAACCGCGTGGACAACGTGTTCGGCGACCGTAACTTCGTGTGCTCCTGCCCGCCCACTGAGGAGTACGCTGACTTCGAATTCAGCGGCTAA
- the gcvH gene encoding glycine cleavage system protein GcvH: MSNPTDRQYLKSHEWIKVEGDVATVGITAFAQDQLGDVVYVELPEVGRTVTAGEAVAVVESVKTASDIYAPASGEITEVNEALGGSPELINESAFENGWLFKMHVTGLGDVLGADEYDSLAQ; encoded by the coding sequence ATGAGCAACCCCACGGACCGCCAGTACCTCAAGAGCCACGAGTGGATCAAAGTCGAAGGTGACGTCGCCACGGTCGGCATCACCGCGTTCGCGCAGGACCAGCTGGGCGACGTCGTGTACGTCGAGCTGCCCGAGGTGGGCCGCACCGTCACGGCCGGCGAGGCCGTCGCGGTCGTGGAGAGCGTGAAGACCGCGAGCGACATCTACGCGCCCGCGAGCGGCGAGATCACCGAGGTGAACGAGGCGCTGGGCGGCAGCCCGGAGCTCATCAACGAGAGTGCGTTCGAGAACGGCTGGCTGTTCAAGATGCACGTCACCGGCCTGGGCGACGTGCTCGGCGCGGACGAGTACGACAGCCTCGCCCAGTAA